Below is a genomic region from Candidatus Cetobacterium colombiensis.
ACTGATGAAAAATATCTTGTAACAGCTGGATCAAGTGCTGGATTAGCCGGAGCCTTTGGAGCACCATTAGCTGGAGTTATATTTAGTATGGAAGAGTTACATAGATTCTTTTCTTCTAAGCTTATTATTTGTACATTTTTAGCTAGTATTTGTTCAAATTTTGTGGCAAGAAGAATCTTTGGAATGGATCCTTCTTTTAGCTTAAGTATAAAATACCCTACCGATATTAATCCATATTTTCAATTTTTATTTTTTACAATTTTTGGTATTGTTGTTGCATTTTTCGGAAAACTTTTTACAGTATCCTTAATTAAAACTCAAGATATTTTTAAAGAAGTTAAATTACCTAGATTTATTAAAGTTTCTTTTGTAATGACACTATCTTTTATAATTTGTTTTGTTATGCCTGATATAACTGGTGGAGGACATGAACTTGTTGAAGAACTGCCTCATATCAATCAAACAATTATATTTTTATTATTTATTTTTATTGTAAAATTATTTTTTACAACATTATCTTATGCAACTGGATTTCAAGGAGGTATTTTCTTACCAATGTTAGTTTTAGGAGCTGTTCTTGGTAAAATATACGCTTTAGTTCTTATTACTTTTTTTAATCTTAATAGCGATTTTGTTGTGCATTATATGATTTTAGGAATGGCTGGATTTTTTGTTGCTGTTGTTAGAGCTCCTATAACTGGAGTTATTCTTATTCTTGAAATGACAGGAAGTTTTGATCATCTATTAGCAATTGCTACTGTATCTATTGTTGCCTATTACATAACAGATTTATTAAAACTTGAGCCTATTTATGAAATTCTATACGAAAGAATGCCTAAGAAAAAAATTGAAGATGATTTAGAGGAAGAACGACATGAACATCATAATAAGACACTTATTTGTATTCCTGTTTCTGCTGAATCTGAATTTGATGAAAAATTAGTTAAAGAAATATCTTGGCCTAAAAATACTCTTGTTGTAGCTATTAGAAGAGGAGATACAGAATATATACCAAAAGGAAGCAGTAAAATTTTAGCAGGTGATGTTTTAGTTTTATTACTACCTGAAAAACAAGCTGATAAACTAAATGAAACTCTATTCAAAATGGGAACAGCACATTAATTTTTTTAGGAAATTATTGACAATTTTTAAAAATGGTTATACTATTAAATGACACATGTATTTTATAGGAGGATCTTTATGAATAGAATAGAAGGAAAAGTTGCTTTAGTTACTGGTGGAGCTAGAGGTATCGGAAGAACTATCGTTGAAAAACTAGCTTCTGAAGGTGCTGAAATAGTTATCTCTTGTGATATGGGTGAAGCTACTTTTGAACAAACTAACGTTAGACACGAAATCTTAAATGTAACTGATAGAGAAACAATTAAAGAATTAGTAAAAAAAATAAAAGACGAATTTGGTAGAATTGATATTCTTGTTAACAATGCTGGAATTACAAAGGATGCCCCTTTCGTTAGAATGAGCGAAGATGCATGGGATGCTGTTATCAATGTAAACTTAAAAGGAGTTTTCAATGTAACTCAAGCTGTTGCTCCTTTAATGACTAAAAATAAAAAAGGATCAATTGTTACTATCTCATCTGTAGTTGGATTATATGGAAACATTGGTCAAACTAACTATGCTGCAACTAAAGGTGGAGTTATTGCAATGACTAAAACTTGGTCTAAAGAATTAGCTAGAAAAGGAGCTCAAGTTAGAGCCAACTGTGTTGCACCTGGATTCATAGCTACTCCTATGACAGATGTTTTACCTGAAGAAGTAATTCAGGGAATGCTTGATAGAACTTCTCTTGGAAAATTAGGAATGCCTGAAGATATTGCTAATGCTGTATTATTCTTAGCAAGTGATGAATCAGCATACATAACTGGACAAACTATCGAAGTTAGTGGTGGATTAGCACTATAATTATGTAATGAACTTTTAAAGGCAGGAAATTTATTTCTTGCCTTTAGTTATTTATAGGAGGATTTTATGAAAAATAAAATACTAGTTTTTTTATCTAGTGTTTTTATATTATTTGCTATTTTTACATTTGGGAAAAATATATATTTAAAAAAAATTATAAAAGAAAAACTTTCAATAGCTTTACAGCAACCTATTGAAATAAAAAAAGCTAATATCAGTCTTTTAAATAACTCTTTTTCTTTAAAAGACGTACTTTTAACAAAAGATAATATTATAGTTAAAAATATTTCTGTTAAAATGAATTTTAAAGAATTTATAAAAAATAATAATAATTTTATAATTGATAATTTAACTCTAAGTGAAATTACTTTAGAAAAAATATCGAATAATGAAAACCTGGATCAATCTAAAATACAAAATTCTTTACAAGAAAATGACAAAGCATCAGAATATATTAAAGAAATTGATAAAAAAATCAATGCTCAAGATAATCTATCAAAATTTTTCAAGGTTAACTTTGATAAAGATAACTTTTCTAAATCTATTTCCGATGGATTAATTGATTTTTTAATAAAAAATGTTGATTACATTGATCTTATTATTCAAAAAGAAATTAACAGAAAATTAAATAAAAAAATAATTTTTTTCAATGCTCGTTCTAAAGAAATTTTAAATAATTTAAAAAATTATAATCATTCTAATTCTAAAAATAATATTCTTATTAAAAATGTATCTTTCACTGGAAATATTTTAAATATTAATTTTTCTGGAAATTTTAAGAATTTTAATACCAATTTAACAAAAAATACTTCTTTACCTGTTAATATAAAACTTTCTCAAAACGAAGCTATTGGAGATATTTATGGAGATATTAACACAAATAATTTAACTGCTAATATTTACATTAAACTATCCAATGTTAATACTAACTCTCTTAGTTTATTTAACAAATATCTTTCTCATGGAATACTTTCTTCTGAACAAGTTATAAAAGTTTATGGTAATAATATCTCAATAGACGGAAATATTAGTTTAGATAAAATTAGTATTAATAAAGAGTTTCTCATAAATTCTAATAAATTAGATAATATAAAAAAGAGTATTCTTATTGAAATTATAAATTTATCTGAGAAAAACTATTCCTCTTTTAAACTCTCAAATAATTTTACAAATAATTCTGAGTTTATATCTATTAAAACAAATATTCCAAAAGAAATTAAAAGTACTTTAATTTCTAATCGCTCAACTTTTAGCAATTTTTTACAAAGACAATTAAAAGATCAATATAAAGGTGAGTTTGAAGATAAAAAAAATAAAATAAAAAATTTCTTTAAAAACATTTTCTAATTTTTTTACTTGTATTTTTTTTATTTAAATGCTATAATTATTAATGTCACAAGTGTGGTGATGGGAGCCTTATGGCGTATTAGTATCGAACCGTGTCAGATCTGGAAGGAAGCAGCACTAAGGTATCTAATGCGGGTATAAGATTACTCTTATCATCCACTTGTGGCATTTTTTATTTTTTGTAATTCAATAAAGTAATAAAAAAGGTTGAAGAAATTTTCTTCAACCTCATTTTTATTATTTTTTGATTCTTTCTACGTATTCGTTTGATCTTGTATCTATTTTGATCCACTCATCTTGCTCTACGAATAGAGGTACTTGAATTTCAAATCCAGTGTTTATTTTAGCTGGCTTCATTACTTTTCCAGAAGTATCTCCTCTTAATCCAGGCTCAGTATAAGTTACTTGTCTCTCAACGAATGTTGGTAATTCTACAGCAACTGGAGTTGACTCGTAGTAAACAACCTCTAATTCCATTCCTTCTTCTAAATAATTTATAGCATCTCCTAAATCCTCATCTTTTAATTCGATTTGATCCCAAGTCTCAGGGTTAGAGAATACAAAGAAATCTCCATCGTTGTATGAGTAAACAGCTCTAACTTTGTCAAGTCTGATATCATCCATCTTATCGTCAGCTTTGTAGATAGCGTCACTTATGTTTCCGTTTAATAAGTTCTTCATTTTGTACTTCATAACAGCAGCGTTTCTTCCTGATTTGTTATACTCTGCTTTTAAAATTACGAAAGGATCGTTTCCGATTCTTACTGTGCTTCCAGCTCTTAATTCTTGAGCAATTTTCATAATTGAACCTCCTAATATTTTAAAATAAATTTATTTAATTTATCTATAAGATTACATTTTAATTCAATATACTCTGAATAGTTTTGAGATAATTTTGAAATATTATCAAATTCATTAAAGAAGTTTTCAAATCTTTCTTTTCCCAATTCTAAAGAGTTACTATTTCTTAAATTATAATCTCTTAATAGCTCTGTATGTATATCTAAAGCTTTACTTAACCCTGAGTTATTTAAAGTTTTTCTATACTGGTTAATAAAACCATCTATTTTATCCATATGTGCCATTTCATCTTGAAGATATATGTGCCAGATAAAAGGCTTTCCTGTTAATAAAGCTCTTACAAAAGAATCTTCACCTCTAACAAAATTATAGTCTACTAAATTTATTAGCTCTTCATACTCCTCTTGCTTTAAAAAAGGCATAAATTTTAACAAAATATTTTCGTATTTATAACAAGTTTCATCTATTTTTTCAATATTTTTATTTTCTAAAATCTCTTTTATGCTTTCCTGAGACTTTTCGCCTAAAACAAGTAAACAATTTTCTTTTTTATTATTTAGTAAGACATCTAGCAAAGGTAAAAAGTTTTTTTCATAGCTAAAAATTGTTCCTAAAAAATAATTTTTTCCACATAATTCTGGCAAATATTTTTTCATATAAACCTCTTTATTTTTTAAAACTATTTTTTTTCTATCTATAAATAAACTATCTACTATTACTCCACCTGTTTTCTCTGTAAATCCTGGCATAAAAAAATATTTTTTTAATTTTTTTGCTCCTAAAGGTGATTCCATCAAATGAATTCCCTCTACCCAATCTTCACCAGACAAGTATTCTAAATTAATAAGAAGCTCTGATTCATCTTTAGCTTTCTCTAGATACTCCTCTAAAATACTACATCCAAAGGCCTCTATTATAACATTTGCAGGAGAAAATGTACATATATTTTTAGCTAAATATTCATTTGTTAAATAAATAATTCCATCAATCTCTTGACAACCTATATTTTTCGCTTTTTTATTTAATTCCATAAATTCTTCTAATTTATTTAAGATAACTCTTATTTCAACTTTATCTTTATATATAAATTTCAGTTCTTTTGCAAGTCTATAAACAACACCTATATCTCCATAATTATCAATAATTTCACAAAAAATATCTAATCTTTTTAAATTCATTATTTTATTTTTTCTCCAGTTCTTTTATAGTATTCTTTTTTAGCAAACTCTACCCAATTTGGTCTCGCTATCATACCTCTACCAATTGCCACTAAGTCTAACATCCCATTTTCTATTAAAGTACTTGCCTGCTCTTCTGTTTTTATATTTCTTACTCCTATAACTGGAATATTTACATGTTTTTTTATCTCTGTTCCTAAATATACAACCCAATCAAATTCAAAATTTTCTGGAATATCTATTTTTATTTCTTGTTTTTTTTCAGGATTTGGAACTCCAGAGGAAACATGAATTAAATCAACACCAATTTTTTCTAAATATTTAGCGATTGCTATTCCGTCCTCTAATTCTGGTTCATTACCACCCATTCTATATCCTAATATAAAATCTTCATCAAAAATATTTTTAGTTCTATTTACAAGTTCTTCTGTAAAATACATTCTTTTTTCAAAAGTTCCTCCATATTTATCATCTCTTAAATTCCAAATTCTAGAATTTAGTTGTGAAATTAAATATGTATGAGCTCCATGAATCTCTACTCCATCAAAGCCAGCTTTTTTAGCTCTTTTAAATGCCTCTACAAATTGGTCTAATATTTTGTCCAATACTTCTTCAGCAACTTCAGCAACTTTTTCTTTAAATCCTGCATGATGAATTTGAATTAGCATTGGTACTTCATATTTTTTTCCTATTTCAGCTACTTTTGAAAGTCCATCGATAAAAGAATCATCCCATATCCCAATTTGATTATCTCTCAACTTTCCATCTTCTGCCACGCAACTAGCTTCAACTATAATTAATCCAGTTCCACCTTCAGCGACATCTTTATACCATTCTAATAATTCTTCTGTGACAAGTCCATCTTTCCCTACCATAGAAAATCTAACTAATGGAGGTAAAACCACTCTATTTTTTAATTTTTTATTTTTTATATCTAAAGGAGTAAATAAATTCACTCTTTTTCCTCTCTTTCTTAAAAAAATTTTATAGAATATTTTAACACAATTTAAAAAAAAAGAAAATATATTATATTTCCTATTCTTAAAATTCATGTTATAATATTTAGGATATGTGTTTAAAATTAAATTTATATTATAAATATTTAGGAGGAATTTTTTAAATGATAGCAACTAGTAATCTAAGTATGAGATTTTCTGGTAGAAAGCTTTTCGAGGATGTAAGTGTTAAATTTACTCCTGGAAACTGTTATGGTCTTATTGGAGCTAACGGTGCTGGAAAATCAACATTTGTAAAAATACTTTCAGGGGATTTAGATCCTACTGAGGGAGATGTAATTTTTGATAAGAACAAGAGAATGGCTGTTCTTAAGCAGGATCACTTCGCCCACGAAGAAGATACAGTTATCAACGTTGTATTAATGGGTCACTCTAAGCTTTGGAAAATTATTGAAGAAAGAAATGAAATTTATGCTAAAAGTGAGTTTTCTGATGAAGACGGTATGAGAGCCGCTGAACTAGAAGGAGATTTTGCTGAGCTAAATGGATGGGAAGCTGAAACTGAAGCGGAAATGCTTTTAACAGGTCTTGGAATTACAGCTGACTTACACTACAAATTAATGAGAGAATTAAGTGAGC
It encodes:
- the earP gene encoding elongation factor P maturation arginine rhamnosyltransferase EarP, yielding MNLKRLDIFCEIIDNYGDIGVVYRLAKELKFIYKDKVEIRVILNKLEEFMELNKKAKNIGCQEIDGIIYLTNEYLAKNICTFSPANVIIEAFGCSILEEYLEKAKDESELLINLEYLSGEDWVEGIHLMESPLGAKKLKKYFFMPGFTEKTGGVIVDSLFIDRKKIVLKNKEVYMKKYLPELCGKNYFLGTIFSYEKNFLPLLDVLLNNKKENCLLVLGEKSQESIKEILENKNIEKIDETCYKYENILLKFMPFLKQEEYEELINLVDYNFVRGEDSFVRALLTGKPFIWHIYLQDEMAHMDKIDGFINQYRKTLNNSGLSKALDIHTELLRDYNLRNSNSLELGKERFENFFNEFDNISKLSQNYSEYIELKCNLIDKLNKFILKY
- a CDS encoding RNA polymerase beta'' subunit family protein; amino-acid sequence: MKNKILVFLSSVFILFAIFTFGKNIYLKKIIKEKLSIALQQPIEIKKANISLLNNSFSLKDVLLTKDNIIVKNISVKMNFKEFIKNNNNFIIDNLTLSEITLEKISNNENLDQSKIQNSLQENDKASEYIKEIDKKINAQDNLSKFFKVNFDKDNFSKSISDGLIDFLIKNVDYIDLIIQKEINRKLNKKIIFFNARSKEILNNLKNYNHSNSKNNILIKNVSFTGNILNINFSGNFKNFNTNLTKNTSLPVNIKLSQNEAIGDIYGDINTNNLTANIYIKLSNVNTNSLSLFNKYLSHGILSSEQVIKVYGNNISIDGNISLDKISINKEFLINSNKLDNIKKSILIEIINLSEKNYSSFKLSNNFTNNSEFISIKTNIPKEIKSTLISNRSTFSNFLQRQLKDQYKGEFEDKKNKIKNFFKNIF
- the fabG gene encoding 3-oxoacyl-[acyl-carrier-protein] reductase — protein: MNRIEGKVALVTGGARGIGRTIVEKLASEGAEIVISCDMGEATFEQTNVRHEILNVTDRETIKELVKKIKDEFGRIDILVNNAGITKDAPFVRMSEDAWDAVINVNLKGVFNVTQAVAPLMTKNKKGSIVTISSVVGLYGNIGQTNYAATKGGVIAMTKTWSKELARKGAQVRANCVAPGFIATPMTDVLPEEVIQGMLDRTSLGKLGMPEDIANAVLFLASDESAYITGQTIEVSGGLAL
- a CDS encoding ClC family H(+)/Cl(-) exchange transporter, coding for MSKKREIKNHVELLQKGNRGLYALSLLVGLITGIIVSIYRYGLNIASILREHYIGKELLNDPSRLLFIWGIFIAIGFFVDYLSRKFPTTGGSGIPQVKALILRKLDYIFWLKELLVKFFGGLLGIGAGLSLGREGPSVQLGSYIGYGFTKIFKRNYTDEKYLVTAGSSAGLAGAFGAPLAGVIFSMEELHRFFSSKLIICTFLASICSNFVARRIFGMDPSFSLSIKYPTDINPYFQFLFFTIFGIVVAFFGKLFTVSLIKTQDIFKEVKLPRFIKVSFVMTLSFIICFVMPDITGGGHELVEELPHINQTIIFLLFIFIVKLFFTTLSYATGFQGGIFLPMLVLGAVLGKIYALVLITFFNLNSDFVVHYMILGMAGFFVAVVRAPITGVILILEMTGSFDHLLAIATVSIVAYYITDLLKLEPIYEILYERMPKKKIEDDLEEERHEHHNKTLICIPVSAESEFDEKLVKEISWPKNTLVVAIRRGDTEYIPKGSSKILAGDVLVLLLPEKQADKLNETLFKMGTAH
- the efp gene encoding elongation factor P; the encoded protein is MKIAQELRAGSTVRIGNDPFVILKAEYNKSGRNAAVMKYKMKNLLNGNISDAIYKADDKMDDIRLDKVRAVYSYNDGDFFVFSNPETWDQIELKDEDLGDAINYLEEGMELEVVYYESTPVAVELPTFVERQVTYTEPGLRGDTSGKVMKPAKINTGFEIQVPLFVEQDEWIKIDTRSNEYVERIKK
- a CDS encoding NADH:flavin oxidoreductase, which translates into the protein MNLFTPLDIKNKKLKNRVVLPPLVRFSMVGKDGLVTEELLEWYKDVAEGGTGLIIVEASCVAEDGKLRDNQIGIWDDSFIDGLSKVAEIGKKYEVPMLIQIHHAGFKEKVAEVAEEVLDKILDQFVEAFKRAKKAGFDGVEIHGAHTYLISQLNSRIWNLRDDKYGGTFEKRMYFTEELVNRTKNIFDEDFILGYRMGGNEPELEDGIAIAKYLEKIGVDLIHVSSGVPNPEKKQEIKIDIPENFEFDWVVYLGTEIKKHVNIPVIGVRNIKTEEQASTLIENGMLDLVAIGRGMIARPNWVEFAKKEYYKRTGEKIK